Below is a window of Streptomyces sp. ITFR-16 DNA.
GCGGCGACGGTCAGGGCTCCGACCGGAAGGTGACGACGGGGCCGTTCGCGCGCCGCAACGGCACGTGGATCGTCAAGGAGACGGTCACGGACGGCGACTACCTCATGCGGGAGCTCGGCCGGCCCAGGGCTCCGATCGACCTGCCCAGCAAGGCCGAGCTCGCCGATGCCCTGGACGAGCCCGTCTACGACGCCGAGCCCTGGAACTCCCTGGCCTCGGCGGGTCTGCGGAACAAACTGGAGGGCTGGCCCGTGCGCCGCGGCGATCCGACCTGGTCCAACCACAATCGCGTGCACCGGTGGGTGGGCGGCCAGATGCTGGGCGGTGGTTCGGTCAACGACCCCGTCTTCTGGCTGCACCATGCCTTCGTGGACCTGTGCTGGACCCGGTGGAGCAGGAGCCATCCCAAGGCAGCGGCCTACCTCCCGGCCGAGCAGCCCGCGCTCGGCCGCCCGGGGCGTGGCCGGGTGATCGCCGCCGGGCAGAGGATGCCGCCCTGGAACACCCCGGTGCGGGACATGCTCGGCCCTATGCCCTACCGCTACGAGTGATCGCCCGGGAACGCGCGCGGGCCCCGGCACCGAGGTGCCGGGGCCCGCGTCAGCGACAAGCCCGGGGGCGAGGATCCGCCGGCAGGTCCGCTGGGCGGTCCTGAAAAGGTCAGCCGCCGTAACCGTCGTCGCCGTAGCCACCGTCGCCGTGACCGTAGCCACCGTCGTCGTCGCCGTAGCCACCGTCGCCGTGACCGTAGCCACCGTCGTCGTCGCCGTAGCCACCGTCGCCGTGACCGTAGCCACCGTCGTCGTCGCCGTAGCCACCGTCGTCACTGTCGTGGCCGCCGTTGGCGCACTGGTTGCCGAAGGCCGGGTTCAGCAGGCCCACGACGTTCACGGTGTTGCCACAGACGTTGACCGGGACGTGAATCGGGACCTGGAGCAGGTTGCCCGACAGGACGCCAGGCGACGCAATGGCCGCCCCCTGAGCGCCGGAGTCAGCCATGGCCAGTCCGGCGCCGCTGAGCACCACAGCACCCGTGCCGAGTGCGACAGCGGCTGCCTTCGCGATGCGAGACATCACGTTCTCCTTCTGCTTGGCAGATGCGGCCGCGTGGTCGCAGCCGCCAGTCTGTTCAACGGGCGCGAACACGGCCGGTAACGCCTCATACGGGGGATATCCAGTGAAAAGGTGAGTAACTATCTGACCGTGGAGCTCTCGTCGCTCGCCCGATCGGCTGGCGCGGGTACATAGGCCGCCTGCCACCGTCGCCACGACGACGGTCCTCCTCCTCCCGCGCCGCCAGCCGCGCAGGACGGTGAGTTCGGCCGGCTCCCGCCGGTGCGAAGGGCTGCTGACCGGACAAGAACCCGCGACCGTCACCACCTCGCTGACGGCCGCCCAACGTCGGCCCGGCGCGGTTCCCCGAGGAAGCCGCGCTCGTACCTACGGGGCACTCTCGTACTTGACGACGGTGTCCGGGCAGTCTCCGACGAGCTCGATGAGCGGCCTTCTCCTTACTGTTCGCGGTGAGCTTCCAGGGCAGCTTCGTCGCGGTCCGGTCAGCGGTGTAGGTGCACTTCGCGGACGCGGCCGACGTCAGCCACCGCGCCGAGGCCTTGCCACGAAGGGGGGCGGACCGCTCACAGCTCCGCCGAAACGTGTGGTGTGTGAACCCGGGGGCTACAGGCCCCTCGCCCACGGGGCTGCGACCGAACCGTCGCCGTTGCGCCCCTCCGTCCTATACCGTGTCCAAGGAGGCTGGCGGCCTGGTGGCCTCGGGCGTGTACCAGACCCTTGGGCTTTCCCTGTGCGTGACGCGCAGCAGCAACTACGGGCCCTACCAGTACCCCGAGAAGATCATTCCTCTCTTCGTCACCCGGCTCCTGCGCGGACTGCCTGTCACCCTCCACGGCTGCGGCCGGCATGTGCGCAACCGGCTGCACGTCGAGGACATCGTCGCTGGGGTCGAATCGGTGCTGCGGCATGACACGCTCGGGGAGGTCCACAACCTCGGTGGTGGCGCCGACCTGTCGAGCAAGGAGCTGACCGAGCACCTGCGCAGCCTGTGTGGCGCGACATGGGACGCGGTCACGTACATTCCCGACCGCCCGGCGAACGACGTCCGCTACTCGATCGACTGGACCGAAGCCCACGATGTGGGCTTCTCCTGCGCTCCACTCACGACCTGCCGCCGCCCATACCGAGGGCATCGTCGACGCACTCGCCGAGGCCCTGACTGAAGTGCTTAGAAGTCATCTCATTTGGTGAGTCTGCGGTAGCAGATGAGGGTGCAGGCGATGCTGCTGAAGGCGAGGAAGTGGTCGGCTTTGCGTTCGTAGCGTCGGTGGAGACGGCGGCAGCCGGCGAGCCAGGCCATGGTGCGTTCCACGGTCCAGCGGTTGCGGCCCAGCCGTTGCGAGGGCTCGACTCCCTTGCGGGCGATGCGGTGGGTGATGCCCCGTTCGCGTAACCATCGCCGCAGGCGGGCGTAATCGTATCCCTTGTCGGCGTGGAGTTTGCCGGGCTTGCGCCGTCGCCGGCCGCGGCGCGAGCGGACCGGCGGGATGCCCTTCATGAGGGGGATCAGGGCCTGGCTGTCGTGGAGGTTGGCCCCGGAGATGCCGACGGATATGGGCAGACCCGACCGTTCCGTGATCAGGTGGATCTTCGAGCCGTACTTGCCCCGGTCGACAGGATTCGGACCTGTCAGGTCCCCCCCTTTTCACAGCCCTCATGTTCACCAAGTCGATCGCGCACCGCAACCAGTCCAGCTCACCGCGGGCACCGAGTTCGTCGAGGACCAGACGGCGGAGCCTGGCCCACACCCTGGCCTTCGACCACTCCGAGAACCGCCGGTGGGCAGTCGCTCCCGACGGGCCGAACGACGCCGAAGGCAGCTGCTGCCAGGTACAACCCGACGTGACCACGAACACGATCGCGGCCAGCACCTCCCGGTCACCGCGCCGACGCCGACCACCACCCTGCGCCCACGACGGCACCTCCGGCACCACCCGCTGGAACAACTCCCACAACTCGTCCGGCACCAAACACTCAACGATCCCCACCATGACTCACAGAAAACCGAGTCACCCAAATGAGATGACTTCATACTGGGACCGGACGCCTGATGCTGGGACGCGTGGTTCCGTCGACTCCATGGGGATCGTCTCCAGCCCGTATGGGCTGCGGAAGAAGCCCTGGGTGGAGCAGCAGTCGGTCAGCGCCTCTCGTACATGATGTACCTGCGCACTGTAGCGGCGGCTTGGCTGAACCGCGTGTAGCTCCCATCAAGTTCGCTCGGTGGTGACACGACCTGCCCCCAGAGACTGCCAAGCAGCCTTCTCACCACAGCCGGATCGATCACGGGGCAGAACCCGTTGCTCTCCAGGATCTGACGCTGAGCGGTATTGTCTGGCCGGACCTCGCTGACCTGATAGGCGTATCTGGCCAATGTTGCCCGGACGATCGCGTTCCCCAGACCGCGTGACCTGTGCTCTGGGTCGACGACGGTCGCTGCCCGTCGGCCATCGCTCCGGATGTACAAGGAGCCAACAGGATACAAGCCATCCGGGGGCCCCGTCAGAACCAGGAGAAGTTCGTAGTCCTGTCTGTAGACCCTGTCCAAATGGACTTCATCCGCGTGGCTGAACTGCCCATACGACCGCCGCAGTAGGCCTAGCCTCGAATTTTTCGTGACGGTCCACCGACCCCGTCGGTGGACCGTCACGAAAATTCGAGGTTAACGACAGCTCCAGCGGTACGGAGGGCGCCCGGACCGTGGTCCTGGGCTCCGACCAGTCCGCCTCAAGGGCGGCGACTTCGTTGCGTCCGGCGGCTGCTGCACCCCGTCGGAGACGGTCTACGACCTGACGAACGTGCCCTGCCCGGAATTGCGGTGGGGACTTTCCGGAGATCCGGCTCGCACGCGGCGGCCTCCGCTTTTTCCTGATGCCGTCCCTCGACGTCGGCGCGATGACGTCGGTCCACAGTGAGGCCGACGCCTTACGAGCACCGAGCGCCACCGGCCGGACGCGAGACGCCGGGGGCACCGGCGGGCCCGGCGGCTGTACCGTGCTTTGCGAAAGTCTTGGCAGCCGTTGTTGCGTTCGTGGGCGCGGGATCGCAGGTATGGGCGACCGGCGATCCCGCGCTGGCTGGCCCGCTCTTCGTGCCTAGTTGCAGGAAGCGGGTACGACGTTGAGGTTGTAGGTGTGCCGGGCCTTTGCGTATCCGTCTGTCTTGGTAGATCCCAGGAGGGTATTGGTGAACTGGACGGTGAGGTAGTTCTGGAGCCGCCACTGCCCCGGTTCGCAGGGGAACGATTCGCCGATGACTGCCGTGCCGGTCAAGTCGTGGGTGTAGGTGCCCCGGTAGAGCTGGCCGCTGGGGGAGGTGAGCTTGTAGGTTCCCGCGATGTTGCAGTCTCTGGTGTACCAGTCCTGGCTGCTGGGGCCGGTCCGGATCTTGCAGGAGTCGATCGCCTGGCTGGGAGCGATCTCGGTCGTGCCGGCCGCGTCCTCGGCGATCAGGCAGCCACGTGAGGCGACTTCAAGCCGCTTGTCCCCGTCGTAGTCCCAGGAACTTGCGGAGCAGGCAGCGGTCTTAGCTGCGGGGCCCGCAGCCTGGGCCGGGGCGGTAAAGGGGGCAACGGAGAGCAGGCCGGCGAGAACGGCGGTACTGAAGTATCGGGTTTGCATGGGTATTTCGTACAGCAAGGCGGTCATGGGGAGTGGCGAGGATTCACTCGTCCGCATGACCCGATCGTGATCTTCACCCGAAGGTGTCATCGCTGAGTGCTCTGGCCGCAAGTTGGTGCAGGGCTTACGGCTGAAGCAAGCAGCGCTGAGGGGGGGCCTTGACCCCGAATTCTGGACACGGGTTATGCGGCTTGTGCCAGCGTAGTTGGTGTGTGGCGGAGGGCGTTTTCGAAGGTGATCGGTGGTCGTTGTCCGAGGCGGGAGTGTCGGCGTCGGGTGTTGTAGCGGTGGAGCCATCGGAAGGCGTCGAGTCGGGCCTCGCGCTCGGTCGGCCAGCTCTTTCGTCCTTGCAGGGTCTCGCGTTTGAAGGTCGCGTTGAAGGACTCGGCGAGTGCGTTGTCCGCGCTGGACCCGACCGCGCTCATACTTCGCCGCACCCCTGCTGACCTGCAGGCTTCGGCGAAACTCCTGCTCGTGTACTGGGCTCCGTGGTCGGTGTGCATGATCGATCCGGCAAGGCTGCCGCGGGTGCGGATCGCCGCGGCCAGGGCGTCGGTGACGAGATCCGCGCGCATGTGGTCGGCGATCGCCCAGCCGACGAGACGGCGCGATGCGAGGTCGATGACGGTCGCCAGGTAGCAGAACTTCCCGCCGGCGACGGGCAGGTAGGTGATGTCACCGACGTACTTCGTGTTCGGCTTGTCCGCGGTGAAGTCGCGGCCGATCAGGTCCGGGGCCTTGGCCGCGGCCGGGTCAGAGACGGTGGTGCGGTGCCGGCGCCGCAACCGGATCCCTGGATCCCGGACGCCCGCATGATCCTGGCGACGCGCTTGTGGTTGACCGCGACACCGTTCTCCTCGCGGAGCTCGGCGGTGATCCTCGGGGCTCCGTAGGTGCCGTCCGATTCCTGGTGCACCGCCCGTATCCGGGCTGCCAGGCGGGCGTCGGCCACCTGCCGGGCGGCCCGGTCAGCGGCTGTCCGTTGCCAGTAGTAGAAGCTCGAGCGGCTGACGCCGAGGATCCTGCAGAGCCGCTTCACGCCGTGACGGCGCTGGAGGTCGGCGACACACTGGAAGCGGTTCACCAGCGCGTCTCCCCGGCGAAATACTTCGCCGCCTTCCGCAGGATCTCCCGTTCCTCCTCCAGCTCGCGGACCTTCTTTCGCAAGGCGGCGTTCTCCGCCTCCAGCGGTACCGGCGGCTGGGCCGGTTCTTGCGTCCGTCGTCCTCGGGGACGGCTCACCCCGGCTGCCCTCACCCAGTTCCGCAGGGTCTCCGGGTTGATCCCCAGATCGGCCGCGACCGACCTGATCGTCGCTTCCGGCCGCGACTCGTACAGCGCGACCGCGTCCGCCTTGAACTCCGGCGGGTAGTTCTTCATGACCACGAGATGTCCGTTCTCAGATCCTCAGGATCCAGTGTCTCGTGTGTCCAGGATCAGGGGTCAAGGCCCGGGCATCCCGGCGGGGCCGGGCTGAAGAGAGTGCGATCGAGGGTGAGGTGGTGGGTGGGCTGCCGGGCCAAGTGAGGGGCTGCCGGTTCCTGCAACACGACAGGTACATCGGACTCCACGACTTGAAGTCCTCAGGCCGGCTGGCTTGAGAGCGTCTGTGTCCCCTGGCGGGTGGTCCTGCGTGACCGGAGCCTGTTCGGGGAGGTTGATTTCGTCATGAAGCACGCTTTCGCCCTTGGTCTTGTTCTCGCGGCCGTGTTGACGCCCTCGGGCGCTCTTGCCGCGGATGCTCCGCCCCGTGCTCTCACCGGGTCGGCGGCGCCCAGCTGCCCCGTCACGGAGGTAGATGATCAGGTTGCCGAGCTCCTTGCCGACCCGGAGGAGCCGGCGGCCTATTACATCTGCTCCAACGGGGTTCCGCATCGTTTTGTGTGCCCGGAGGGCACGCTGTTCTCGGTGGCCGACCAGGTGTGCGACTGGGAGTGGAACGTCCAGCGCAAGAACAACTGAGCCCGACCCTCTCCCGCGCCATGGCTTCGGCTCCCGGCCGCAGGGCCGGGCCGGTGCGCAAAGAGGTACGGGCAGAGGGCAGGGACAGGGGGTGAGGGTACCTGGGGTGACGCTTCACCGCCGGTGTCGTTTCACCGCCGGTGTCGTTGGGCGGGGTGACCGCGTCTGCTGCTGAACGGAGTTCCCGTGTCTGTCGAGGCCGTGCCGCCCGAGGCCCGCCCCGCCGCTGTGCTCTCCCGGGCGTCCGCCGCTGCTCCTCCGGCTGGTGAGCGGCTGCCGCAAGCCGGCCTGTCGGCGTGCACGGCGGAGGGGGCCGGCCCGGGTCCGGCCCGGCCGCGCACCTTCGTCGAGGACATCCTGGAGACGATGAGGTCCGATCCGGACCGTGAGCTTGTCACGTACGGGCAGCGGCGGCTGTCGGCCGGGCAGTTCCGAGCGTTGGTACACCGCATGGCCCACGCCCTGGCCGCCCTGGGCGTCGAGCGGGGTGCGACCGTGACCCTGCTGAGCGGGAATCTGCCGGAGACGCTCGCGGCCCGGTACGCGGCGAACCTCGCGGGGTGCAAGGTCAACCACCTCTACAGCAAGATCTCGGCCGGCATACAGGCCGCGATCGTGGCCGACGTCGAGACCCAGGTGCTGATCGTCGACCCGCGGCTCACCGGCCGCGCCGAACAGATCACCGCGACCGTCCCGGTGAAGCATGTGCTCCTGCTGGGAGATCCCGGCCACGGGCCTGGGCAGGACCTGGTGGAGCTGGCGGCCGAGCAGAGCGAGGAGCCGTTCGCCGCCCGGTGCCGCCCTGACGACATCTGCGTCATCCGGCACACCGGGGGCACGACGGGGCGGCCCAAGGGCATCGTCTCCGCCTTCGACCAGGCCGGACGGATCAGCCAGGTGATGACGCCCCTGCGGCAGGGTGAGGTCGGGTCGCTGCGGCAGCTCGTGTGCACGACCCTTGCCCATGCCGGGGGGATGATGGCCGACGGCGTTCTCCGCGCGGGCGGGAGCGTGGTGCTGCAGGACGACTTCGACGCGGGCGAGGTGCTTGCCGCCGTGGAGCGCGAACGCATCACCTGCCTGTTCCTGCTGCCACCGCTGCTCTACCAGCTCCTGGACCACCCCGACGCCCGCCACCGCGATCTCAGCAGCCTGACGGCGGTGACCTACAGCGGCTGCCAGTCCTCTCCCGCCCGGCTCGCGGACGCCGTGCGGCGTCTGGGACCGGTGCTTGTGCAGGTCTACGCCCAGAACGAGACCGGCGGGATCAGCGTTCTGCTCCCGCAGGACCACGACCTCGCGCGCCCGGAGCGGATGCGGACGGCAGGCCGCGTGCTGCCCGGGGTGGACGTCGCCGTACGCGACGCGGACGGCCGGGACCTGCCGCCCGGGAAGCTGGGCGAGATCTGCGTCCGTTCCCCGGGCGTCATGCGCGGCTACTGGAAGCAGCCCGAGCTGACGGCCGAGGTTCTGCGGGAAGGGTGGGTGCACACCGGCGACCTCGGCCGCCTCGACGAGGAGGGCTACCTCATCGTTATCGACCGGCTCAAGGACATGATCGTGGTGGTCGGCGGACACGTCTACACCACCGAACTGGAAGACCTCCTCAACTCCCACCCGGCAGTACTGCAGAGCGCCGTCTACGGCGTACGGGACGCCGACCGCATGGAGCAGGTGCACGCCACCGTGGTCCGCGCGCCGGGCACAGCGGTGCAGGCCGGCGAGCTACGGGCCATGGTGCGCGAGCAGCGCGGCCCCATGTACGAACCGGCCCGCATCGACTTCGTGGACGCCCTGCCCCTCACGGACGCGGGGAAACCCGACAAAAAGCTTCTCCAGAGGCTGGCATCGGAAGGCAACAGCCCGTGACCGCGGCAGGAGCGGGCGACCAGGCGTGCGTTGAACTGAGACGCCTGCCCTTCCTCGTCTGACGGTCCACGAGATCAGCGACTGGTGGCTGTACGACGGCGCCCTGGGTGCCTCGCTCGCGGCCGCGCTGCGCGGTTCATGCTCGTGGGGCTGGCGCGACGCCACCTTGTATGCCTGGACTCGCAGGAGGCCGCCGACATCGGCGAGGCAGGGGAAGGATGTCCTTCTCGCACCGGTGCGCCAGGTCCGCCGCCTCCGCCAATAGCAGGGAGTGCGCGCCGAGTCGGCCTTCCCGCTTCTACATGGGAAGAAGATCGCCGGTCAACTCGGACGAGTTCCAGTCGGTGAATTCCACGGGTACGTCAATCACTTCTTCCAGGCGTCGTAGCAGACCCTTGATGAGAGTTGACTTTCCTGCTGAATGGATTCCGTCGACTACGACGAGCACGGGATGCCTCAAATTTT
It encodes the following:
- a CDS encoding tyrosinase family protein, with the translated sequence MVYTRSNQRSLTKAQKRRFVDAVLTLKRKGRYDEFVRTHIEFYQGDGDSGLRVAHMAPSFFPWHRKFLLEFEQALQQVDPAVSVPYWDWTVDRTPAASLWGEDFLGGDGQGSDRKVTTGPFARRNGTWIVKETVTDGDYLMRELGRPRAPIDLPSKAELADALDEPVYDAEPWNSLASAGLRNKLEGWPVRRGDPTWSNHNRVHRWVGGQMLGGGSVNDPVFWLHHAFVDLCWTRWSRSHPKAAAYLPAEQPALGRPGRGRVIAAGQRMPPWNTPVRDMLGPMPYRYE
- a CDS encoding NAD-dependent epimerase/dehydratase family protein, with translation MSKEAGGLVASGVYQTLGLSLCVTRSSNYGPYQYPEKIIPLFVTRLLRGLPVTLHGCGRHVRNRLHVEDIVAGVESVLRHDTLGEVHNLGGGADLSSKELTEHLRSLCGATWDAVTYIPDRPANDVRYSIDWTEAHDVGFSCAPLTTCRRPYRGHRRRTRRGPD
- a CDS encoding IS5 family transposase (programmed frameshift); translation: MVGIVECLVPDELWELFQRVVPEVPSWAQGGGRRRRGDREVLAAIVFVVTSGCTWQQLPSASFGPSGATAHRRFSEWSKARVWARLRRLVLDELGARGELDWLRCAIDLVNMRAVKRGDLTGPNPVDRGKYGSKIHLITERSGLPISVGISGANLHDSQALIPLMKGIPPVRSRRGRRRRKPGKLHADKGYDYARLRRWLRERGITHRIARKGVEPSQRLGRNRWTVERTMAWLAGCRRLHRRYERKADHFLAFSSIACTLICYRRLTK
- a CDS encoding chitin-binding domain-containing protein; the encoded protein is MKHAFALGLVLAAVLTPSGALAADAPPRALTGSAAPSCPVTEVDDQVAELLADPEEPAAYYICSNGVPHRFVCPEGTLFSVADQVCDWEWNVQRKNN
- a CDS encoding AMP-binding protein, whose product is MRSDPDRELVTYGQRRLSAGQFRALVHRMAHALAALGVERGATVTLLSGNLPETLAARYAANLAGCKVNHLYSKISAGIQAAIVADVETQVLIVDPRLTGRAEQITATVPVKHVLLLGDPGHGPGQDLVELAAEQSEEPFAARCRPDDICVIRHTGGTTGRPKGIVSAFDQAGRISQVMTPLRQGEVGSLRQLVCTTLAHAGGMMADGVLRAGGSVVLQDDFDAGEVLAAVERERITCLFLLPPLLYQLLDHPDARHRDLSSLTAVTYSGCQSSPARLADAVRRLGPVLVQVYAQNETGGISVLLPQDHDLARPERMRTAGRVLPGVDVAVRDADGRDLPPGKLGEICVRSPGVMRGYWKQPELTAEVLREGWVHTGDLGRLDEEGYLIVIDRLKDMIVVVGGHVYTTELEDLLNSHPAVLQSAVYGVRDADRMEQVHATVVRAPGTAVQAGELRAMVREQRGPMYEPARIDFVDALPLTDAGKPDKKLLQRLASEGNSP